The Gemmatimonadaceae bacterium DNA segment AATCCCGCCACGCGCTCGCTCACCAGCCTTCTGTTCCTGCTGTCGCGCGGGATGTCCTGCGGCACCATCATCGCCGCGCCGGCCGTGGTGCTCTCGGCGGTGCTCGGGCTCGACCTCTGGATCTCCATCGCGCTGATCGGCATCCCGACGATCGCCTACACCGCCGTCGGCGGCGTCGGGGCCGTCACCTGGGCCGACGTCAAGCAGATGGTGGTCATCGTCGCCGCACTCTTTGCCGTCGTCGTCGTGCTCATCTCCCGCCTGCCGATTCCGCTCGGGGATGCGCTGTCGCTGGCCGGCAGCACCGGCAAGCTCAACGCCTTCGACTTCTCCTTCTCGATCACCAACACCTACACGTTCTGGTCCGGGCTCATCGGCGGCACCTTCCTGATGCTGTCGTACTTCGGGGCAGACCAGAGCCAGGTGCAGCGCTACCTCGCGGCCAAGTCGGTGGACGAGGCGCGCAGCTCGCTGTTGATGAGCGCGTACTGGAAGATCCCGCTCCAGGCGCTGGTGCTGCTGGTGGGCATCGGCGTGTTCCTCTTCTATGTGTTCACGCCCGGGCCGCTGCTGTTCAACCCGGCGCAGGACCGCGCCGCGCGCGCCGCCGCGCCGGCAGAGTTCGCGGCGCTCGACGCCCGTTATGCCGACGCCCTCTCGCTCCGCGCCGAGGCCGCCCGTGCGAACAATCGCGCCGTCTTCGCCGCCAGTGACCAAGTCGTCACGGCGGTGCGCAGCGAGGCCTTGGCCACCGCCCAGGAAGCGCTCGGCCGGCCCACCCGTGACGTGAACTACATCATCCCGCGCTTCGTCACGGACCACCTGCCCATCGGGCTCGCCGGCCTGTTCCTCGCCGCCGTGCTGGCGGCCGCGATGAGCAGCATCGCCGCCGAACTCAACTCGCTGGCCACCGCCAGCACCGTCGACTTCTACATCCGGTGGATCAATCCGGCGGCCAGCGAGAGCCAGAACCTTCGCGTCGGCAAGTTGGCCACGATGCTCTGGGGCACCTTCGCCTGCGTGGTCGCGCTCAAGGCGGCCACGCTCGGTTCGCTGATCGAGGTCGTGAACCGCTTCGGTTCCTTCTTCTACGGGTCCATCCTCGGCGTCTTCCTGCTGGCGATGATCCCGCGCGCCCGCGGACTCGGCGCGTTCGTCGGCCTGCTCGCGGGAATGGGCACCGTGGCGTACGTCGCCACCTACCACCCGGCGATCTCCTTCCTCTGGCACAACGTCATCGGCGCGGTCACCGTCGTCACGGTCGGAATGCTGCTCAGCCTGCGCCCCGCGCGCTGACTGCCAATGCAGCGCGGCCGGCATACGCCGTGCAAGCGCTGCATTGGAATGCATTTCCGCGTCTGTTGCAGTCCGCCGTTGTAGCATCCGGCTATGACACAGGTTCGCATCATCGGCGTCCCAATGGACCTCGGCGCGTCGCGCCGCGGCGTGGATATGGGACCATCCGCCGTCCGCTATACCGACCTCCGCGATCGCCTGGCCAAGCTCGGCCACGACGTGGACGACATCGGTAACGTCTCCGTGCCCCTACGCGAGGATGCCGCCCGCGGCGCGCAACGTGGCGCACGCTACCTCGGCGCCATCACCGACGTGTGCAGCGAGGTTGCGACGCGCACGGAAGAAGCCCTCCGCGCCGGTCGGCTTCCCGTGGTCCTCGGCGGCGACCACGCACTTTCTGCCGGCAGCATCGCCGGCGCGTCTCGCTTCCTGAAGTCCAAGGGGCAGCATCTCGGCGCGCTCTGGATCGACGCCCACGGCGACCTCAACACGCCTGGCACCTCCAAGAGCGGCAACGTGCACGGGATGCCGCTGGCCGCGCTGCTCGGGCACGGCGACGCGGCGATGGTCGGCATCGCCGGCGCGGAAGGCGCGCTGCGCAGCACCGACCTCGCGCTGGTCGGCCTGCGCGACCTTGACGCCGCCGAGCGCAGCCACATCAAGAAGTGGAAGCTCTCCGCGTTCACGATGCGCAGCCTCGACGAGCGCGGCGTGCGCACGGTGCTCGAGCAGGCCATCGCCGTCGCGACACGCGACACCGCCGGCATCTGGGTGTCATTCGATATGGACGTGATCGATCCGGAAGAGGCGCCCGGCGTCGGCACCGCCGTCCCCGGCGGGATGACCTACCGCGAAGCCCATCTCGCGATGGAGATGCTCGCCGACACCGGCAAGCTCGTCGGCCTCGATATGGTCGAGGTGAACCCCGTCCTTGACGAACGCAACCGCACCGCCGAGATCGCCTGCGAGCTCATCTGCTCGGCGCTCGGCAAGCGCATTCTCTGAGTCGACGATGACACTCCGCTACACCCCACCCGACTTCACCGCGAAGCCGCTGGCCAAGGCCCCCGCCGCGCGGACCGTGGTCGCCGAGCGCGATGGCGTGCTGCCCGACGGCTTCTTCGCCACCACCAACCTGCCGACCTACGTCAAGAACGCCGACGGGAGCTGGGTGCTCCCGCGCGAACCTCGGATGGACGGCGTGCTCGTGCGCGGCAAGGATAACGCCTGGTGGGTGCGCGAAGGCCGCCGCGTGAAGGCGGGCGACGAAGTGGTCGTCGGCAGCGCCGAGGATGGCAGTGAGGGCGTGCTCGTGCACGCCCGCGGCTTCAGCGGCGACGAGGGCCCCGGCGGCGACTTCCACTTTATGAGCAGCACCGTGAGCCGCGAGAAGCCCATCGACTACACGCAGATCGCGCGGATGCTCGTCGAGGAAAAGCGCCGCGGCGGCTACGTGCTCTGGGTGACCGGTCCGGCGCTCGTGCACTCGCGCGCCCGCGACAACCTCGCGTGGTTCATCCGCAACGGCTACGTGCAGGCCCTCTTGGCCGGCAATGCCGTCGCCGTACACGACATCGAGGCGGCGATCGTCGGGACCACGCTCGGGATGACCAGCGAGGGCGAGCCCACCGCCGGCGGGCACGCCTCGCATATGCGCGCCATCAACGCCGTGCGCCGCGCCGGCAGCATCAAGGCGGCGGTGGGGCAGGGCGTCATCACCGAGGGCATTATGCACGCCTGCGTCGTCGAGGGCGTGCCCTATGTGCTCGGCGGATCCATCCGCGATGACGGCCCGCTGCCTGACGTGCACACCGACGCCGTGAAGGCGCAGGAGGCGACGCGGGCGCACACCATCAAGGCCACGATGGCCGTGATGATCGCGACCGCCCTCCATTCAATTGCGGTCGGCAATATGCTGCCCGCGTACTACGAGGATCCGCAGCGCGGGATGCAGGAGTTGCCGACCATCTGTGTGGACGCCAGCGAGTTTCTCGTCAGCAAGCTCAAGGATCGCGGTACGCACCAGGCCATCGGCGTGGTGACGAATGCGCAGGACTTTATGAGCATCTTGCGCGCGGCGGTGGAGCGTGAGGTACGCGAGACCGACGTCGCCGAGGCGTAGGGGCGGGGCTTGATTGCGCCTCGGAGTGTGTGCGCGCCCCGGTTGGCGCGCGGTGCCGCTAGAGCGTGACCTGCGCCGCCGCCCAGTCCGTGGCGGCGTTGTCGCTGCGTAGCTTCGTCGCGAGGTCCACCACGAGCTCGTCGCCGTCGCGCCGCAGCGCGTAGCGGTCCAGCCCGCGTTCGGCGCGGCCGCCGATCAGCGTGCCGTTCGGCTGGAAGGTGCTGCGGTGCTTGGGGCAGTAGAAGCGGTTGCGGTCGCCCTGCCAGGTCACGCTCTCGCCGCGGTGCGGGCATTCGAGCACGAAGGCCAGCGCCACGCCGCCCACGCGCGCAAGGATCACCTTGTTCGGCGTGTCGATCGTCACGCCGTCGGCGGCGGGGATGGGGTAGCGCAACTCGTCGCCCGTCCGGCGGCCGACCGCGAACCGGCGTTCCAGCGCGCTCAGGCGATCCGGCGTGACACCGAGCGTGGCCAGCGCACCCACCGCCATCAGGCCGGCGCGGAGGAAGTCGCGGCGGTCGTGGCGGATGGCGCAGCTGTCCGTGCCGGCCGTCGTCGCTTCAGCGCTGCAGACGTCTGTCCTTGCGTTCGTTTCTGACATTGCGGCCTCTTGGGCGGGCGAAGGGCTTCGTGTCATACCAACGCCAGCACGCAGGGTTTCGTTAGCCATCCGTTAGGGCAAGCGCGGCAGCGCCGCATAGATTCAGCGCTATGCCGCTCGACTACGCCCGGCGACTCACCGCCCCGGAACGCTCCCGGCAAGGGAACGTCCATCTCGGGGCGGGCCTGGCGTTCGTCGCCGGTGCTACCAACGCCGGGGCCTTTCTCGCCGTCGGGCAGTACACCTCGCATATGACCGGCCTCGTCTCCGAAATGGCCGATGCCGTCGTCCTGCGCCGCTGGCCCGTGGCGGCCACCGCCCTTGGCGGCGTGCTGGCGTTCATCGCCGGCGCGGCGAGCACGGCCATACTCGTCAACTTCGCGCAGCGCCGCCGCCTGCGCAGCGCCTTCGCCCAGCCCTTGCTGCTCGAATCGGCCCTGCTGCTGGCCTTCGGTTTCCTCGGCGCGCGCCTCTCGCAGGTGCACGGCTTCTATACCTCGGTCACCGTGCTCCTGCTCTGTTATATGATGGGCCTGCAGAACGCCGTCATCACGAAGATCTCGCGCGCCGAGATCCGCACGACGCACGTGACCGGACTCATCACGGACCTTGGCATCGAGCTGGGCAAACTCGTGTATTTCAATCGCACTCGCGCGGACGCCATCGCGCCGGTCGCCGCCGACCGCGAGCGCCTCGCGGTCCTCGCAGCGTTGCTGCTGGCCTTCTTCGCGGGCGGCTTGGTCGGGGCGCTCGGGTTCACCAACATCGGCTACCTCACGACCGTGCCGCTGTCCGGCGTGCTGTTGCTGCTGGCCGTCATCCCCGCGCTGGATGACCTGCGCGGAGCGCCGCGCGGTCCCCATCCTCCTGGTACCGTGTGACGCCGCGCCGCGCCGCGCTGGCGTTCATCTTCGTCTCGATCGTCCTCGACATCGTCGCCTTCGGCATCGTCATTCCGGTGCTGCCCAAGCTGATCGAGTCGTTCGTGGACTTCGATGCCGCGCGCGCCGCACAGTGGGTGGGACTCTTCGGGACCGTCTGGGCGCTGATGCAGTTCTGCTGTGCGCCGCTGCTCGGGGCGCTCTCCGACCGCTTCGGCCGCCGCCCGGTGCTGTTGCTCTCGATCAGCGGCCTCGGACTCGACTACGTCTTTATGGCGCTTGCGCCCACGCTCGGCTGGTTGTTCGTCGGGCGCATCATCTCCGGAATGACCGCCGCCGGGTTCGCCACCGCCGCCGCGTACATCGCCGACGTCACCGAACCGGAGCGTCGTGCCGCCGCCTTCGGCCTCGTCGGCGCCGCGTGGGGATTCGGCTTCGTCGTGGGGCCGGCGCTCGGCGGCATCCTCGGTGCCGCCGATCCGCGCCTCCCGTTCTGGGTGGCGGGCGCGCTGGCGTTGGTGAACGCGGCCTATGGCTTCTTCGTCCTGCCGGAGTCCTTGCCGCCCGAGAAGCGCGCCGCCTTCGACCTCAAGCGCGCCAACCCCTTGGGCTCGCTGCGGTTCCTGCAGGCCAACCGCCAACTCTTCGGCCTCGCCGGCACGAGCTTCCTCTACAACCTCGGCCATACCGTCTTCCCGAGCGTCTTCGTCATCTGGGCCAGCTACCGCTATGGCTGGGACGCCAAGGCGGTCGGGCTTTCCCTTGCCGTGGTCGGCATTGCCAACATCCTCGTGCAGGGCGGGCTCGTGCGCCCCCTGGTCCGGCGCGTCGGTGCGCGCCGCGCGATGGCCATCGGCGCCGCGGCCGGGACGCTGGGCTTCGCGCTCTACGGCATCGCCGCGGCGGTGCCGCTCTTCTGGCTCGCAATCTTCGTCTATGCGCCGGCGGGTGTGTTCAACCCGTCGTTGATGGGCGCGATGTCCAAGCGCGTCGGCCCCAGCGAGCAGGGACGCCTGCAGGGAGCGACGAGCTCGTTGATGGGCGTGGCCGGAATGCTCGGGCCGGGCCTCTTTACCCTGAGCTTCGCCTGGGCGATTCGACCCGGCGGCATCGTCCACCTGCCAGGCCTTCCGTTCTTGATCGCCGCGGCGCTCTTTGCGGCCGCCGGTCTCCTGGCGATGCGCAGTACCACGCCCGAATCGGACTGACGAGTCATAGGGCGAGAGGACCATTCCGCGGGCGCGCTCCCGGCGATAGCGTATCGCGATCTCTTCCCCGACGGATTCCCGATGCGCCGAATGTTGGTCTTCTGCAGCGCCCTCTCTCTCGTCCTCGGCTCCGCACTTGAGGCGCAGGGTGCGCCGGTGCGCGCGCGGCTGGGCGCACCCAACGACCGGTGGACGCCTGCGGAGATGGAGCTTGGGCCGGGTGACTCGCTGGACCTCCGGACGCGCAGCGGCGCGGCGGTCCTGCGCGCCGCCCGCGGTGAGGTTAGCATCGAGCGCCGCACTGGCTTCGATCGGCGCACCGGTGCCATACGTGGCGCGATGATCGGCGGCCTGGTCGGCGTGGCGATCCCCCTGCTCATTCCCGAGATGCGCGAGAGCGGCTGGGGCCCGGTCTTCTCGGTGATATTCGGCGCCGTCGGCGTCGGCGGCGGAGCACTGGTCGGCACCGCCTTCGCACCGGCGAGCTGGGAGCCGTATTCCGTGGCTCGTGACGGCTGCGCGGTCTACCGCTTCGCCCCGGGCTCCGTGGTCAAGATCCGCGCCGCGGATGGCAGCCAGCGCTCCGGCACCGTCGTCCGACAC contains these protein-coding regions:
- a CDS encoding TCR/Tet family MFS transporter; its protein translation is MTPRRAALAFIFVSIVLDIVAFGIVIPVLPKLIESFVDFDAARAAQWVGLFGTVWALMQFCCAPLLGALSDRFGRRPVLLLSISGLGLDYVFMALAPTLGWLFVGRIISGMTAAGFATAAAYIADVTEPERRAAAFGLVGAAWGFGFVVGPALGGILGAADPRLPFWVAGALALVNAAYGFFVLPESLPPEKRAAFDLKRANPLGSLRFLQANRQLFGLAGTSFLYNLGHTVFPSVFVIWASYRYGWDAKAVGLSLAVVGIANILVQGGLVRPLVRRVGARRAMAIGAAAGTLGFALYGIAAAVPLFWLAIFVYAPAGVFNPSLMGAMSKRVGPSEQGRLQGATSSLMGVAGMLGPGLFTLSFAWAIRPGGIVHLPGLPFLIAAALFAAAGLLAMRSTTPESD
- a CDS encoding Rieske (2Fe-2S) protein, with protein sequence MSETNARTDVCSAEATTAGTDSCAIRHDRRDFLRAGLMAVGALATLGVTPDRLSALERRFAVGRRTGDELRYPIPAADGVTIDTPNKVILARVGGVALAFVLECPHRGESVTWQGDRNRFYCPKHRSTFQPNGTLIGGRAERGLDRYALRRDGDELVVDLATKLRSDNAATDWAAAQVTL
- the rocF gene encoding arginase, whose amino-acid sequence is MTQVRIIGVPMDLGASRRGVDMGPSAVRYTDLRDRLAKLGHDVDDIGNVSVPLREDAARGAQRGARYLGAITDVCSEVATRTEEALRAGRLPVVLGGDHALSAGSIAGASRFLKSKGQHLGALWIDAHGDLNTPGTSKSGNVHGMPLAALLGHGDAAMVGIAGAEGALRSTDLALVGLRDLDAAERSHIKKWKLSAFTMRSLDERGVRTVLEQAIAVATRDTAGIWVSFDMDVIDPEEAPGVGTAVPGGMTYREAHLAMEMLADTGKLVGLDMVEVNPVLDERNRTAEIACELICSALGKRIL
- a CDS encoding DUF1275 domain-containing protein produces the protein MPLDYARRLTAPERSRQGNVHLGAGLAFVAGATNAGAFLAVGQYTSHMTGLVSEMADAVVLRRWPVAATALGGVLAFIAGAASTAILVNFAQRRRLRSAFAQPLLLESALLLAFGFLGARLSQVHGFYTSVTVLLLCYMMGLQNAVITKISRAEIRTTHVTGLITDLGIELGKLVYFNRTRADAIAPVAADRERLAVLAALLLAFFAGGLVGALGFTNIGYLTTVPLSGVLLLLAVIPALDDLRGAPRGPHPPGTV
- a CDS encoding sodium:solute symporter; the protein is MHWINWAIVGAYLLWVVGDGIRRSRGATTIEGYFLAGRSLPWWAVGLSVMATQLSAITLIGTTGQGATDGLRFVQFYFGLPIAMVILGVTLVPFLINAKVYTAYEYLERRFNPATRSLTSLLFLLSRGMSCGTIIAAPAVVLSAVLGLDLWISIALIGIPTIAYTAVGGVGAVTWADVKQMVVIVAALFAVVVVLISRLPIPLGDALSLAGSTGKLNAFDFSFSITNTYTFWSGLIGGTFLMLSYFGADQSQVQRYLAAKSVDEARSSLLMSAYWKIPLQALVLLVGIGVFLFYVFTPGPLLFNPAQDRAARAAAPAEFAALDARYADALSLRAEAARANNRAVFAASDQVVTAVRSEALATAQEALGRPTRDVNYIIPRFVTDHLPIGLAGLFLAAVLAAAMSSIAAELNSLATASTVDFYIRWINPAASESQNLRVGKLATMLWGTFACVVALKAATLGSLIEVVNRFGSFFYGSILGVFLLAMIPRARGLGAFVGLLAGMGTVAYVATYHPAISFLWHNVIGAVTVVTVGMLLSLRPAR